The window CAATAAACAAACCAAAGTGTTGGTTCAAGGCTTTACCGGAAAAAACGGCAGCTTTCATTCTGAACACGCTATCGCCTACGGTACCCAAATCGTGGGCGGCGTGACGCCTGGTAAAGGTGGACAAATGCATCTGGGTCGAACGGTATTCAACAGCATGAAAGAAGCCGTTCCGGCCACTGGTGCGGAAGCCAGTGTGATCTACGTCCCTGCTCCCGCCGTACTAGATTCGATTGTAGATGCAGTGGAATCAGGTATCGGGTTGATTGTGGTCATCACAGAAGGCGTACCGACTCAAGATATGCTAAAAGCCAAACGCTTACTCAAAGCGTATCCCGATGTTCGTCTGATTGGTCCCAACTGCCCAGGGATCATCACCCCCGGTGAATGCAAAATCGGTATTATGCCGGGCAGTATTCATCAACCCGGACGCATCGGAATCATCTCCCGCTC is drawn from Pectobacterium aroidearum and contains these coding sequences:
- the sucD gene encoding succinate--CoA ligase subunit alpha, with protein sequence MSVLINKQTKVLVQGFTGKNGSFHSEHAIAYGTQIVGGVTPGKGGQMHLGRTVFNSMKEAVPATGAEASVIYVPAPAVLDSIVDAVESGIGLIVVITEGVPTQDMLKAKRLLKAYPDVRLIGPNCPGIITPGECKIGIMPGSIHQPGRIGIISRSGTLTYEAVAQTTALGLGQSTCIGIGGDPIPGTSFIDALNLFESDPDTDAIIMIGEIGGTAEEEAAEFIQTNVSKPVVGYIAGATAPKGKRMGHAGAIIAGGKGTAEEKFQAFKRAGMAWTRNPAQIGTTLLEAIA